The DNA window GCCAGTCGCGGGCCGCGCGTGCGATTGTGCAATAGCAGGCCCGCCGCCAGCAGCACCGCCAAAGCCAGGCTGAGCGACGGCGCCAGCGAGGCCATCACGGCCGTCGTTTCCGGCGACTTCACCAGCAACAAACCCAAAGCCACGGCAAACGAAAATGTCCCCGTTCCCAGCAACAGATACAACTCGCCCGCCCTTCCCGCCGAGATCGCCCGCCACTTCTGCGCTCGGGCCAGCTGCCAGCCGCCCGCAACCAGAAACGCCGTCAGCGGCGGAGCCAGCAGCAACGTGGCGCCAAGAGTTGTCAGGGGTCCGCCCGCCAGGCGATTGATGAGCAACTGCCCCACCGACGGCCCCAGTATGGCCAGCCACAACCGCTGCCAGCCTTGCGGCATCAAAGCGCGGCTTGCCAGATAAACCATCCCGCCGAACGACAGTAAACCGATCGTTACCGCCGCCAGGTAAGCTGGATCCGTCAGCGGCCGCATCTGCTCCCCCGAACCCGCCAGCACGCTGGCCGCAAAAAAGTTCAGCGGCGCCAGCAGCGAACCAATCACCAGCACGCCCCGGCTGGTCGAACGCAAGTTCCACCGTCGCAGCGTATAAATCCCAGCGCCATGAATGGCGGCCGTCCCCAGCATGAACAGCAGCGCCGGAAAGTACGGAATGGCGGCGTTCAAGGTCGCCCGCAAACTGATCACCAGCCCGACCGCACTGCCCACAATCAACAGCCCGCTCAACAGCTCGCCCCAGCGGATGTTCTTCTCTTGCATGAACGTCTGCAGCAACTCCGCCAGCCGCAGTTGCCCTTGCTCCACGGCCGACCGCGACGGGACGGAGGGCTCGACGAACTCCACCTCCACGGGGCGATCCAGCGGATGGACGTTCGACGCCACAACCGGCGACAGATGCTCTACCGGCGGCGACGCCGGCTTGAATGGCGACGACAATCGCTCTGGCAAAGGACACGTGACAGGCGCATCTTCCGCGACGACTTCCGCGGGACGTGCGGGCGGTTGGGGCAGGGCAGGGGAGGCGACCGCTTCGGCCGACCGGGTCGACGGCTGCAGAACGGGCTCCGGAACGGGCTGGCATGTCAGTCGGGCGTGTTCGACCCGCAGCATCGCCATTAGTTCTTCCTGCTGGGAGTCGGCCAACCGCCCTTGCTCATGCAACCGCTGCAGTTGCCGCACAGTCGCCTGCAGATCCGACAGCAGTACTCCCCTCGACACGGGCGCAGAGCAATAAGGACACACACCGCCCGGCATCTGCGACTGGCGACCGCAATTCACACACTGCGGAATCCCGGGCCGCAGGTTATTGCCGTCCTGATGGAGTTTCCGCCCTAACCAGATGACAAACATCACCAGCAAATACACCAGCCCGCCCCCGACCGCCAGGCAGATTAATCCGGGAAAAAGCTCGAACAAGATTCTCATATGCACCCCCCCTGCGGCCATCGTCTCACTGCGGGAAAGAACAACCGACATCCGACGAACCCCATCGCCGGCGCTCGCTCTCCAGCCAATCGCGACAAACGCGATCCAGCCCGCCAGCTCCACCTAACGCAAGTTACGGGCCACTCAAGAAAGGGGGGGAATCAGGGCCATTTTGCGGCATTTCCGGACTGCACGGCCAACCCCCGTCCACATCATGCGCACAAGCATGCAAGAAATGCACGAACAAAAAAACGGCGTCGCGCAAAGGGGCGCGACGCCGTTGTTGTGTTGAGTGACGATTGGCGGCTTAATAGCCGAAGCCTTGATTGAGCAGGCCGGTGGCTTCGATGCGGCCGCCCTGGAAGGGTAACGCTGACAGATCGGTGTCACCGTCGGACTCCGGGCCGGGCGGGCTGTTATCCTGCGGCGGGTTCGGGTCCGCAGGGCCGGCTTGCGGTGGTCCTTGTGCGGGTCCTTGCTGCGGCTGCTGGCCGGGGGCGAGGGTCTGGTCGCGATCCTGAACCGAGGAGTCCAGCCGGTCGAAGTCGATGCCGGGCGACGCCGGCGGTCCACTGCCGCTGCCGGGCGGCATACCGGGATTCACACCGCCGTTCCCTTGCGGCGGACCTGATGGCGACGCTGGCGGCGGAGCCTGGCCGTTCGGGATCGGCCCGTTCTGGAACGTCCCGCCGGACAGCGATCCGTTCGGTCCGGGGCCGACGGACTGGCCCGCTTCGATCGTCGTTTCGACCAGGGCGATCTCGCAGCGTTTGAAGATCGCCAGGTTGTTCAGCTCGTTGCACTCGGCATACTCATCGAACGCGTCGACGGCCGCCACGACCGTATCAAAGGGGCAACGCTCATTGGCGTCGCCCATCGCCATGGAGGCGAACGGCAGGCCGATCTCCAGCGTATGCGTCGCGCCGGCGCACAGCTTGTCGACGCGAACGGTGGTCGTCGGGGCGAACTCGTCAATCTGCCCCAGCACGGCCACCAGCGACACGCGGAAGCCGATCAGATCGACCTTGCTGTTATTGAAGATGGTCACCGCATACAGCGGAGCCGCATCAGGCCCGCCGTCGCGGATCATCGCCAGGCTGACCAGCTGCAGATCGCCCAGTTCGGGACGCAGCACATGATCGCCAAAATAATCATGCACGATGACCGGCGCGCCGGAGACGACCCCGCCTCCGAAACGCTCCCAGTGGTTCTTGCGGAGCAGCAGGTCAATCACATGCCGGCAGTCAAACCGCTGTCCCTGGCGGATGCCAATCTGTGACACCGGCGCGACGCCTTGCTGCACCTGGACGCGCGTCTGCACGCCCAGCGACTGCGGATTCGGGCCGTTCCCGCCGCCCTGGGCCAGAGCGCTGACTCCGCAGGCGAGCGTCATCAGGCCCGTAGTGAACAGTGTAGGTAAGAGGATTCGCTTGAGCATAGAATTCTCGCTTGTGGTAGAAGTTGCAGGGAGCAGAGCCGAATCAGGTCCGCATGGTTTGACCGCGTCAGCCGAGGCAGAAAGTCGACTTTCGCTCCGCGAAAGTACGCGTCCTTTCACGGAGTGAAAGGCGACTGTCCGGCGAATTCCGTCAGAACGGAAGTTTCCCTCGCGTCCAACAGCCGACGTCCCGTCCCAAAAAAAAGCCCGTCAGCCGGAGCCGACGGGCCAGGAGTTCCCGAGGCGAGCGAAGGGCGGAAGCCGTTCGCCGCGAAGCGTCTACCAGCAACCCCAGTAGCGGACGACCGGGGTGTAGCAAGGCGTGTAAACCGGGGCGTAGCAGGTCGTGTGGTAAACCACGGGACGGTAGCAGTAGTAGCTCGTGTGGCTGTAACAGCCGTAACCGAAACCGCCGTAGCCGCCGTACCCGCCGTAACCGCCATAGCCGCAGTATCCAAAGTTGCGGAAGCAGGCTTCGATCGCGACGTCGCCTTCTTTCTCTTCGCCAGCGGCCCCGGCGAGCGAGTCAAAGTCCAGATCCGAGCTGGCGGCTTCGATGGAGATGTCCGCGTCCTGGATGGAATTCACATCAAGGCCGGAGAGCAGATCGTCGCCAGCGAAGGAGACCGAAGCCAGCAACATGCACGAAACCACAGCGAAAAGGAAATTCTTAACCATCGTAAAACTCCTGAGCAAGCGGCAGTAAAAGTTAGCAAGAGAAGCAAGCTGCCGGCTTTGGCCTCTCTGTTAGTCATGTCTCACTAACAATCCAAGCGAACGCCTGGCCGAAATGTTACGAAGGAAACAGAAAGTTTCCCCGGCGGAAAGAATGCCGGCAAAAACCAGCAAGCAGCGGCAGAGGTTCAAGACCAAAGACGACAGAACGGCAGATCGTCGTTTTGAAGAGGAGGATACGCCCGAACGCCGCTAATCGGCGGCTGCGGCGGCGGAGTGGGCCAGTTCGTTGGCGAGGTCGGGCGTCACCAGGGACTGCAGGCGCGGATGCAGGAAGATGCGCACCTGTTTGACATAATCGTCGAACTGCTTCTGGGCCAGCGTTTGCACCACCGGCGACACCTGTCCCAGCTCGCGGTAGAGGTCTTCCTTGGGATAGAAAATCTCCACGTTGAACTGCACTTCGAGTTTGACGGGCGGGGCGTCAAAAAGCACTTCATGCGGAGCGACCGGCTGGCCGATCCGTTCGCTTAACTGCAGGGCGAACTGCTCCGCACAGGCGACCAGCCAGGGGTACGGCCGGCGGGCCAGTTTCTGGTACGTGTCCGGCTGCTGGATAAAGTTGTACTGGGCCAGCCGCTTGTAAAGGCGCCGACGCGGACCAAAGAGTCCCGCCAGCAGTTCACCGGCAGGCGAGTCGCCGGCCACGGACTGCAGCTGGGCGATCATGGGCTGTTCAGTCAGGTGGAATAACGACTCCAGGTCAAGCTGCGTATGCAGTTCATAGAAGGCCCGCTGCAGCATGGCCGTGGCGCCGCGGACGGCGTGATGCCAGTAGACTTCGCTGAACATGACATACCGGGCGAAGACCATCATCTCGGCGGCGGTGCGGCCTTTTTCGCTCAGGGCCAGGCCGTCTCCCTGCTGGTTCAGGCAGAGCGCGCCGATCAATCGCGGCTCGTCGAAGTTCCGTCCATAAGGCACGCCTGCGTGCAGGCTGTCTCGCTGCAGGTAATCCATTTTGTCGATATCGATCGGGCCCGAGAGCAGGCTGTTCAGGATCCGCGACGCCTGATCCTGCGGCTTGCCATGCAGCAGGCTGGCCACCTGCGCCGGCGATACGGACCACTCCTGGTCGAGCAGTTCGGCCGGCTCGCCGTGCAGCAGGAAACGATCCGCAAACTGTTCATGCCGCGGCACGCCCGGCAGGCGCATGTCTTCCAGCGGGTGACAGAACGGCCAGTGCCCCAGGTCGTGCAGCAGGGCCGCCACGATCAGCTGCTCGCCCTGTTCGGCCGAGACAGCCTGGGCAAAACGTTCGTCGTGGGCCAGCTGTTTCAGGTACAGCAGGGCCATGCGATACACGCCGAGCGAATGCTCAAAGCGGGAATGGGTGGCGGCCGGATAAACCAGCGACACCAGGCCGAGCTGGCTGATGGAAGCCAGCCGATGAAACTCGGCCGTATCAATCAACCGCCGCACCCGGGGCGTGAGCGGGACGTCGATCTGATCGGGAATGCGGATCAACCGACGCCGGTCATCGAGCGCCTTGACTTCGGGAATCGACTCCACGCCTGCCATCAACCTTGCCTGCCTTTAGAATACCGGACCAAGCAGAATGACGCGCAGCAGCACGGTGATCAGCAGGTAAAAGCCAAAATGGACCAGCCCTATCAGGTAGTCAAAATCCAGCGTCACCAGCGCGGCGCCGCCGCCCAGCAGCACAAACGGCGGGGCCACAAACAGCAGCTGGTAAGTCGTTAAATCCGCGTTGTTAAACAGGTACCACTTGAGCAAAGCAAAGGCGCCCCAGATCCCGGCGTACAGCAGGGAGCAGATGCCAATCCGCATCCATAACGAACGGCCCGAGTGCGCGCCCAGTTCCGGATCACGCAGGGCGGCGTAACCGGCGTACACGGCCGGCGGAGCCAGCAGCACGGCGCCAATCGCCATGAGCCCCGTCAACCAGGTCGGCGGAGCGACGCCCGGCTCCAGTCCTTGCCGCAGGACGAAAGCGCCGATCAAAACGGCCAGCGAACCGATCCCAATGCCGACGAGCAGCGGGATCGAAATGGAAACGTCCTCGCGGAAAATGGGCTGCAGGACGGCCTTGCCGGTCGTCCCTTTGGGGCCAAACGTTTCCGGCGCATGGACTTTGACCTCTTCCATCTTTTCCGGAATCTGAATGACCGCTTTACATTTGGGGCACGGCCCCTTCTTGCCGGCGAACTGGTCGCTGACTTTGAAGCGAGCGTGGCAACCCGAGCATATCACTTGAATCGGCATAGGCGATGCAGTTCGAGAAGCACCCTCACGGCGATCATTGCCGGTGAAGGCTCCCACAGTAGAGAAAAGGCAACCAGACAATCTTCCGCCGCCGCGACCCCGTGATCGGGGCGACATCCGGCAGTTCTCTCGCGCCGCCGGACAAGTTTCTCGCGCTGCCAGGCAAGGTGCTGACGGCCGCAAAGGTTGTAGTTTCGCAGACGACCCGCTTTCGTCAAGCAGTCGACACGTCCCGGCGATTTTACCCGATCGACGATCGCCGGGCGGGGCGCCAGGAAACGTCCGCGAAATGGTGTTAAGATAAACGCCGCCTGATCTTCGGGCATTCCTTTTTCATCTGCTGTTTACTGCGGAGGCGATACTGGTGAGAAAACTTCCCTGGGTAATGTTGCTGGCGGCCGGACTATTCCTGGGCGCTCGCCCTGCGCCGATCCTCGCCCAGCCGGGCCAAGAGGCGCCGGCTGCTGCGGCGACCGTCCGCGTGGCCGTGTTCGATGTCGACGCCACGCCGCCGGTCGGATCGGAAATGGCGTACGACACGGTCCGAAAGCTGGATGAAATGACGCTCCGTTGTCGCGGGATCGTGCTGCTGGGAGCCGACAAGCCGATCGTGCTGTGCGCGGTCGACTGGATCGGCATCGCCAACGGCGGCCACGACGCTTTCTGCCAGGCTCTGGCCGACGCCGCTGAGACCACGCCCGACCGGGTCGCCGTGCACGCCTTGCATCAGCACGATGCGCCGGGCTGCGACTTTACGGCCGAACGTTTGATCCGCGAGATGGGCCTGTCCGGCTTCGGTCGCTTCCAGGGCGACTTCCATCGCGAAGTCATCCAACGGACCGCCGACGCCATTCGCCAGGCCGTTCCTCACGCCCAGACGGCCACGCATTACGGCTGGGGAGTCGCCGAAGTCAAAAAGGTCGCCTCCAATCGGCGTCTGCTGGGAACCGACGGCCGCGTGCGGGCCACCCGCTATACGACCACCCGGGATCCGGCGCTGCGGGCGGAGCCCGAAGGGGTCATCGATCGGGAGTTGTCGCTGCTTTCCTTCTGGAACGAAGATCGCCCCCTGGCGCTGCTGAGCTATTACGCCTGCCATCCGCAAAGTTATTATCGCACGGGCGTGCCGAGCCCCGACTTCCCCGGCCTGGCCCGGTTTGTTCGCGGCCAGGACGTACCCGAGGCGCTGAGCGTGCACTTTAACGGAGCCGGCGGCAACATCGGCGCCGGCAAATATAACGACGGCAATAAAGAGAACCGCATGACGCTGGCCCTGCGCATGGCGACCGGGATGAAGCAGGCGTATGAAGCGACGGAGAAACGCCCGTTGACCGCCGACGCGATTGCCTGGCGGACGACGCCGGTGAAACTGCCGATCGCCGCGCATCTGGAAAAGAAGGCGCTGCTGGAAAAAGTCAAAACGGCTACGCCCCGGGGATACATCGCGGACGCCGATCAGCTGGCCTGGGTGCTGCACAGCGAAGCGGGGAACCAGATAGATATTGGCTTGCTGAGCGTGGGCGACGTCCGCGTGCTGCACATGCCGGGCGAGCTGTTCGTGGAGTACCAGCTGGCCGCCAAGGCAATGCGACCCGACCTGAACGTGGCGATGGCCGCCTATGGCGACTACGGCCCGGGTTATATCGGCACCGCGGTCGCCTATCCGCAGGGCGGATACGAAACCAGCACCCGGGCGACCGGCGTCGCTCCGGAGGCGGAAGCGATCCTGATGAAAGCGATGGAAACCCTGCTGGGGAAAGCCCCGGCGGAAACGTCCAAGTAACCGGCAAACATCGTC is part of the Lignipirellula cremea genome and encodes:
- a CDS encoding HD domain-containing protein produces the protein MAGVESIPEVKALDDRRRLIRIPDQIDVPLTPRVRRLIDTAEFHRLASISQLGLVSLVYPAATHSRFEHSLGVYRMALLYLKQLAHDERFAQAVSAEQGEQLIVAALLHDLGHWPFCHPLEDMRLPGVPRHEQFADRFLLHGEPAELLDQEWSVSPAQVASLLHGKPQDQASRILNSLLSGPIDIDKMDYLQRDSLHAGVPYGRNFDEPRLIGALCLNQQGDGLALSEKGRTAAEMMVFARYVMFSEVYWHHAVRGATAMLQRAFYELHTQLDLESLFHLTEQPMIAQLQSVAGDSPAGELLAGLFGPRRRLYKRLAQYNFIQQPDTYQKLARRPYPWLVACAEQFALQLSERIGQPVAPHEVLFDAPPVKLEVQFNVEIFYPKEDLYRELGQVSPVVQTLAQKQFDDYVKQVRIFLHPRLQSLVTPDLANELAHSAAAAAD